Below is a window of Georgenia soli DNA.
GGTGCTGGGCGACGACACCGTCTTCGGGTTCCAGTACTCCCCGGAGATCTTCGTCGACACCGAGCTGGACTACGCCCTCGAGGTCTGCGAGGCCGTCATGGACGTCTGGCAGCCGGAGGACGGTCGCGAGATCATCCTCAACCTGCCGGCCACGGTCGAGCGGGCCACCCCGAACGTCTACGCCGACCAGATCGAGTGGATGAGCCGGAACCTCAGCCGCCGGGAGCACATCGCGCTCTCCCTCCACCCGCACAACGACCGCGGGACCGGGGTGGCGGCGGCCGAGCTCGGCCTGCTCGCCGGTGCCGACCGCGTCGAGGGCTGCCTGTTCGGTCAGGGGGAGCGCACGGGCAACGTCGACCTCGTCACCCTGGGCCTCAACCTCTTCAGCCAGGGCATCGACCCGATGATCGACTTCTCCGACATCGACACCGTGCGCCGCACCGTCGAGGCCTGCACGCAGATGGACGTCCACCCCCGTCACCCCTACGGCGGCGACCTCGTCTACACCTCCTTCTCCGGCTCCCACCAGGACGCCATCAAGAAGGGCTTCGAGGTGCGCGCGGCGAAGGTCGCGGACGCGGGCGGCGAAGAGAGCGCCGTCGTCTGGGAGCTGCCGTACCTGCCGATCGACCCCAAGGACGTGGGCCGCAGCTACGAGGCCGTGGTGCGGGTCAACTCGCAGTCCGGCAAGGGCGGCGTGGCCTACCTGCTCTCCTCCACCCGCCACCTGGACCTGCCGCGCCGGCTGCAGATCGAGCTGTCGGGCATCGTCCAGCGGCACACCGACGCCTACGGCGGGGAGATCGACGCCGAGAAGCTGTGGTCCATCTTCGCAGACGAGTACCTGCCGCACACCGCCGCGATGGGGCTCACGCCCTGGGGCCGGTTCTCCCTCGAGGGCACCACGGTCACGACGGCCGGCGAGGGCGAGGACGCCGTCCTGACCGTGACGCTGGTGGACCGCGGCGAGAAGAAGGTCGTCGCCGCCACCGGCAACGGCCCGATCGACGCGTTCGTCAACGCGCTCGGCGAGATCGGCGTGGAGGTCCACGTCCTCGACTACGCCGAGCACGCGCTCTCGGAGGGCGGGGACGCGACGGCGGCCTCGTACGTCGAGTGCCAGGTGGACGGTCAGATCCTGTGGGGCGTCGGCATCGACCCCTCGACGATGACCGCGTCCTTCAAGGCGATCGTCTCGGCCGTCAACCGCGCCGGGCGCTGAGGTCGGCGGCGTGGGCGCGGAGGTCACCTGGCGCATGGACCTGCCCGAGGGCTGGTTCGTGTGGGAGCCCGGCCACCCGGACGTCCAGGCCCTCCGCGCCGCCGCCACCACCTCGAGACGGGCGGCGCTGTCGCTGACCCAGGGCGTCGGCGTGCTGGAGAAGGAGCTCGAGGGTCGCACGTCGACGGCGGTCCAGGCGGGCGTGCGGGTCACCGACCCGCGCACCGGCCTCGTCTCCGGGAGCCTTCGGCTGTCGCACTGGCCCCGGCCCACCGAGGACGGCAAGGTGCTCAACGCCCGGCGCTATCTCGACCAGGT
It encodes the following:
- the leuA gene encoding 2-isopropylmalate synthase; the encoded protein is MKTQHHIDAQRPSAMPVSKYRPFVETNPVDLPDRTWPTRRTTRAPRWLSTDLRDGNQALIEPMNPQRKRQMFDLLVRMGYKEIEIGFPAASQTDFDFVRSLVESGAVPEDVTVSVLTQSRPELIHRTIDSLVGFPRANVHLYNATAPVFRDVVFRNDKEATRELATSGTREIMAHAEKVLGDDTVFGFQYSPEIFVDTELDYALEVCEAVMDVWQPEDGREIILNLPATVERATPNVYADQIEWMSRNLSRREHIALSLHPHNDRGTGVAAAELGLLAGADRVEGCLFGQGERTGNVDLVTLGLNLFSQGIDPMIDFSDIDTVRRTVEACTQMDVHPRHPYGGDLVYTSFSGSHQDAIKKGFEVRAAKVADAGGEESAVVWELPYLPIDPKDVGRSYEAVVRVNSQSGKGGVAYLLSSTRHLDLPRRLQIELSGIVQRHTDAYGGEIDAEKLWSIFADEYLPHTAAMGLTPWGRFSLEGTTVTTAGEGEDAVLTVTLVDRGEKKVVAATGNGPIDAFVNALGEIGVEVHVLDYAEHALSEGGDATAASYVECQVDGQILWGVGIDPSTMTASFKAIVSAVNRAGR